CATGACCGATTCCCACGCTCCCGCCGCCGCCTCCACTCCCGCCCCCGTCGTCCTGGAGGTGTGGTGCGAGCTCCAGTGCCCCGACTGCCACGCCGCCCTGGACGACGTGCGCGCCCTGCGGGCCCGTTACGGCGACCGGCTGGACATCGTGCTGCGCCATTTCCCGCTGGAGAAGCACAGGCACGCCTTCGCCGCCGCGCAGGCCGCCGAGGAGGCCGTGGAGCAGGGCCGGGGCTGGCCGTACGTGGAGGCCGTACTGGCCCGCACCGCGGAACTCACCCGGGTCGGCGAGCCCGTCCTGCTGGACGTGGCACGCGAACTCGGGCTGGACGTGGAGGAGTTCGACACCGCCCTGGTCGACGGGCGGCACATCCTGATCGTCGACGCCGATCAGGCCGAGGGCAAGGCGATCGGCGTGACCGGCACACCGACGTACGTGATCGGCGGCGA
This region of Streptomyces sp. NBC_00513 genomic DNA includes:
- a CDS encoding DsbA family protein, producing the protein MTDSHAPAAASTPAPVVLEVWCELQCPDCHAALDDVRALRARYGDRLDIVLRHFPLEKHRHAFAAAQAAEEAVEQGRGWPYVEAVLARTAELTRVGEPVLLDVARELGLDVEEFDTALVDGRHILIVDADQAEGKAIGVTGTPTYVIGGERLDGGKSQDGLRARIEEIADRLLAP